Genomic DNA from Aptenodytes patagonicus unplaced genomic scaffold, bAptPat1.pri.cur scaffold_78, whole genome shotgun sequence:
ccttacaaacaagtctgatcttttaattgctaagacaaattcaacaatctcaacaacatcctagcgaaagccaccagtttgcagtccaggttAAAATCTCTCCTTGTATCCACatgagagaaacaacagaggaaaagacgACAATTTCTCTCACGTATCTTCTCCGAGGTGCTTTGAGGTAatggttacaatcagaatagggagacgcagaaaatcCAGCAACTACGCCTGctcagtttctagcctcagtcaactgtaATCTccgccatatttgagctagtaacctacatgtgaaactcccatcgctgctaatcccttgAATCCCCCAGTCCACCTaacgatagagaggtggagtggaactcctcctgattcttcgaggcaatctgcttctccgttacggacatgtaaagcagttacctggaaaacgaacgcctacgctccttttgaatcttcttatattccaccagtttcttagcaaaatcatttgtaaactcatcaagtttggactttttcttttccctgttaaaataagtttgacctttattacaattatagtttggcctttattacaaaaagacaccaagaaacaaaacatggccaatacgAGAAAATggatactgcgtgcaaatgcaaaAGGTGAACATCCTatttaagcaaaaccagtttagaattccgacaagttttagggaaagtttgagaatcacatttgtcttgttttagtttgggatgctTACCCTCCGCAAGGAAAAAGTAGATTGGAAGAAACACTGTGtaatttttgcttatgtcagatgcactttagcgtaactgcagtccgatacgctaccgaaatacaaaactgaaacacaacacaacttcactgagccaaatacttactcctctctaagtctccgttgttctctctgaaactcctccctagataagggaggccaatagcatcctggcttgtgtcagaaatagtgtgaccagcaggactagggaagtgatcgtccccctgtactctgcactggtgaggccgcacctcgaatactgtgtgcagttttgggcccctcactaccagaaagacattgaggtgctggagcgcgtccaaaggagagcaacggagctggtgaagggtctagagagcaagtcctgtgaggagcggctgagggaactgggcttgtttatcctggagaaaaggaggctcagggggagacctcatcgccctctagaactccctgaaaggaggctgtagcgaggtgggtgtcggtctcttctcccaagtaactagcgataggacgagaggaaatggcctcaagttgcaccaggggaggtttagattggacatgaggaaaaatttctttactgaaagagcggttaaacactggaacaggctgcccagggaagtggttgagtcaccatccctggaaatatttaaaagacgtgtagatgaggcatttagggacatggtttagtgggtatggtggtgttgggtcgacggttggactcgatgatcttagaggtcttttccaaccttaatgattctatgattctatgattttatgatcacCTTTACAGCCTCATCAGGGTTGAGCTGATGATCCCATCATAGCCTgtacacacagagatgcccctgggcagtgccctgctgctgggaggtgtctgcagggcagaggtgagCACACGGCCGGTGGGATGGGGTCTGTGagcactggcagggaggaggcttggggacagggaaacagctcctggcagggacagctccaggcagcagagacatgggcaggggctgaggcagAACTGCTACCAGAATCACCATGGGAGGGGAATTCAGGCACCTCCCTGCCATCCCTTGCAGTGCAGATGccttccccagagcagcccctggtctcctctTCCACCCAGTAGAGCTTCTGCCCTCAAGGCTGTAGGGTCTTGGGTTGAGTCACCTCCTTAGCAGCTAAATCCTAAGAAGGAGAAACTCCCAAGTGCCATTtgtctgtccctgtcctccctcagcagcagcactggggcatttctccatctttccctcctgcccatgctgccttTGTTCTGCCCCTCACACTCTCTGGAAGCAAGGGGGGTGCCGATGCAGCTCACACACCAATGCAGCAGGTCTTGCCACGCAATTGTGTCCACGGGAGCAAAGTCCATCAGTCTGTCTGACCCTGTGGGTCTCTGGACAGTGCCGTGTGTGGGGCTGAGGAGTAAGCTGTCTCTGCTCAGGTCACTACAGTTTTAGCACGTCCAGGAGTTTCCCTGGGGTTCTCctgctggaagatgctgagcAGCTCCTCTTCATTACAAGTGGATAACACGTGAGGTaaacagtgaatttcagaagctgtcaCTCCCTTTCCCAGGTGCCCGCTGCTGTAGAGCTGGGATGACTCCTTGGGAGCTCatgggcagagccctgctcctAACGGCACATTTGGCTAGTAAAAGCAGAACACCAGCCAGGGAGATGTATGAAGGtcctgaaaggaaagggagagacaaTATGTgtttggggggcagggaagggaaagagattttCGCAGAGCAGTCCTAACTTGTGAGTGCGATTTCCTCCTTTGGCAGTACCTCCTGAACAAAGGGATCAgatgtccaacagcagctccatcaccgagttcctcctcctggcatttgcAGACACAGCGGAGTTGCAGCTTTTacacttctggctcttcctgggcatctacctggctgcatTCCTGGGCAATGGCCTCATCATCATAGCCATAGCCTGTGACCaccacctccacacccccatgtacttcttcttCCTCAACCTCTCCTTCgttgacctgggctccatctccaccactctccccaaagccatggccaattccctctgggagaATGGGGCCATTTCCTACCCAGGGTGTGTGgcccagctctttttctttttcttttttatatcagctgagtattttcttcttactgtcatggcctacgaccactatgttgtcatctgcaaacccctgcactatgGGACCCTCCTgcgcagcagagcttgtgtccatgtggcagcagctgtctggggcagtgggtttctcaatGCTGTGCTACAaactgccaatacattttcactaccattctgccgaggcaatgccctggaccagttcttctgtgaaatcccccagatcctcaagctctcctgctcagagtcagactacctcagggaggttgggcttcttgtgcttagtgcctgtttagcatttgggtgttttgttttcattgtgctgtcctacgtgcagctcttcagggccgtgctgaggatcccctccgagctgggacagcataaagccttttccatgCGTCttcctcacctggccgtggtctccctatTTGTCAGCACTGGCATATTTGCCctcctgaagcccccctccattgcttccccatccctggacctggtggtgtcatttctgtactcggtggtgcctccagcagtgaactcCCTCATttacagcatgaggaatcaggagctcaaggacgccctatggaaactggcacaatggacactgtttcactggcaataccctgcctccccttctctgcacatttcccagaatttatcttaggccaggagtgtgctgttttcccttgtgatcatcctacttatacataattttctgggtttatactgtttctcttgaggcttgatcctgttGCATCTGACCCTTGCACAACACTGTGTCAAATGTGACCTGTCCAAAtgcagctcttcaagaaaaaGGCATGTCCCAGGTGCAGTGCCTGaaggctgagctctttctccaaagctgccgccaagaaaatgtccaagaaattggtcttttaaagagtcttttcctGAGAGGCACGGCAGAGGTGGGAAATGGGGGGGTTCCGTCAGTACATAACAGTTcatctctgtcactccttcctccccatacttctcccctgctccagcgtggctccTCTCTACAGGATCCCCCTGTATTGGCAGTCAAGGCTGTGTCGTTCACTTCTTTCTGTCTGACTTTTCTCCTTTatactcacagaatcacagaaatgttgaagttggaagggacctctggactttccctttccctttgtgaacccatcttaaagaaaagtcctgttgaactaatttgatatccttctatgataaggtcccCTGCCctgtggatgaagggaaggtggtggatgtactttttctggattttcataaggcttttgatactgtccctcacagcatccttctggagaagttgtccaactgtgggatgagcaggttcacggtgcgctgggtgaaaaaccggctggagggcagggctccaaggggctacagtgaatggggctacatctggctggcgaccggtcaccagcggtgttcctcggggctcaatcctagggccagttctgttcaatatatttgtcaATGATccggatgcaggagttgaatgcaccattagcacgtttgctgatgataccaatctGGGAAGTGCTGTCGACTCTCTCAAGGGACGAGAGGTCTTGCAGAGGGGTCTAGATGCATTGGAATATTGGGCCCCATCGCAGCACAAGCTTGATCCCCTCCCGGTACAGACTtagccccctcccagtgcaaactggatccatttatcccctcccagtacagactgggccttTCCCAGTTCAAACTGGATCTCTTTAATGACTagcagtacagactgggcccttTCCCAGTGCAAACTGGATCCATTTAACCTTTCCCAGTACAGATTGGGCCCCGTTCCATtacaaactggatcccctggccCCTTCCCAGTACAGCCTGGGCTCCATCCCACTCCAAACTCTGTTCCCTGATCCCCTCCCAGTATACACTGGCCACATTCTCAGTACAAGCTGgatcccccacccccaaaaaacagagtGGTCCCCATCCCAGTCAAAAGTGCATCCAGTGGTCCGTCCCAGTATAGACTGTTCCCCGTCCCAGTACAAACTGGGTCCCTTTAACCCCTCCCAGTAGACACTGGGCCCCATCCCACTCCAAACTGGATGCCCTGATCCCCTCCCAGTGCAAACAGGGCCCCGTCCCAGAAGAAACTGGATCCCCTGGCACCAACCCAGTACAGACCGGGCCCTCTCCCAGTACAATCTGGATCCCTTTACCCACTCCCAGTACAGTCTGGGACCTGtctcagtacaaactggatcccctgATTCCCTCCCAGTATAGACTGGGCCCCGTTCAAGTACAAACTGGATCTCCGGATtccctcccagtacagacaggGCCCCATCCCGGTACAAACTGCATCCCTTGAactcctcccagtacagactgggatccctgccagtacaaactggatccctTTAACCTCtcacagtacagactgggccccgtCCCATTAGAAGCTGGATTCATTTaacccctcccagtacagacttgCCCCCTCCCAGAACAAACTGGGTCCCTTGAACCTCTCCCATTACACACTGGGCCCCGTCCCAGTACAGACTGCATCCACTGATCCCcacccagtacagactgggctcTGTCCCAGTAGAAATTCgatcccccggccccctcccagtacagactgagCCCCGCTCAGGTACAAACTTGATCCCCTGGTGCCCTCCCAGAACAGACTGGGCCCCCTCTCAGAACAAACTGGATCTTCTGATCTCCTCCCACTACAAACTGGGCCCTCTCTCAGTACAAACTGTATGCCTTTAAACCCTCTCATTGCGGACTGAGCCCCTCCCATTAGAAACGGGATTACCTGGCCCTCtcacagtacagactgggccccgtCCCAGGACAGACTGGATCCACTGATCCCCACCCAGTACTGACTGGGCCCCttcccagtacaaactggatcacctgcctccctcccagtacagactgggccctgTCCCAGCATAAAATGGATCCCTTTTACCCCTCCAAGTAGAGAATGGGCCCCGTCCCAGCACAAACTGGATACCATTAACCACTCCTGGTGCAGACTGGGCCCCATCCCTTTACAGATTGTATTCCCCGATCCCCTCCCAATACAGAATGGTCCCCGTTCCCGTTCAAACTGGATTCCCTGAtctcctcccagtacagactgggactCCTCCCAGTTCAAACAGGATCTCTTTTACCTCTCTCAGTACAGACTGGACCCCGTCCCAGTTTAAACTGGATCCCTTTAAGCCCTCCTAGAACGGACTTGGCCCCCTCTCCGTACAAACCGGATCTTCTGATCCCCTCCAGGAACAGACTGGCCATCATTCCAGTAAAAACTGGATCCTTGggcccctcccagtacagactggattccatcccagtacagacccctaaCTGCCCTTTTAGACCCCTAAGTTCCCCCAGGGCCCTAagtgcccccctgcacccctaaGTGCAACCTTGCAACCCCTAGGTGCTCCACAGACCCCTACATGTCCCCCTGGATCCCTAAGCACAACCTTGGGACCCCCTAAGTGTGTCCATCATCCagacccctccctccccaccctctcctcccccacgCCACGCCCCACGTGtcctctggccccagctgcagccccacttcTGGACCTTCACCTTCCTGTGGGGCagccccacctcccccagcacctTCAGCCCTTAGCTGAGACCCCCCTTCACCTCATCCAGCCTTCCTTGGTGGGAAGCCTCTGCCCAAGTCTTCTCCAGAGCTTGGGTGGGCTCAAAGCTTGTCCTCCTCAGATGGTTCCAGGTGGCCTTTAGATCTTTAGAAGGTCTCAAGCTCAACCTTGGGTGTTGactgagaagaaaaccactctgGTGGAGACATCCGGAGTCCTGAGATAGTTTCAAGGTCAAatccaagaggagaagaggaagaagagaggttgAAGGTGCTGGAGAACATCTGGTCAAAGCCCACCTTAGAATGGAGACCACCTCTGGCGATACCCAACGTTCCTGGAGTGGCCCAAGCACCCCAAGAAAGTCTTTTGCTCTCCAGTGTCTTCTCCCCTGGCTGGCTGGCCTGGTGACCATGGTTGGGATCATGGTGGTCGCTCAGAACAACCCTGCCCTGGAGACTGTCCATCTTCtcactggcaaactggtaacaacggccgaggagaaggctgaggttctcaaggacttttttgcctcagccttcactggcaacctctcttcccacacctctccagtggctggacctcaaggcaggaactgagggagcaaagtccctcccactgtaggagaagatccttcctctctaaattggagacatatggatttgacgggtggactgtccggtgggtgaggaattggttggatggtcgcatccagagagtagtggtcaacagctcaatgtccggatggagatcagtgatgagtggtgtccctcagggatccgtattgggaccagtactgtttaatatcttcatcaatgccatagacagtgggattgagtgcaccctcagcaagtttgcagatgccaccaggctgagtggtgcggttgacacgcccaAGGGACGGggtgctattcagagggacccggacaagctcgagaagtgggcccatgtgaacctcatgaggttccagaaggccaagtgcaaggtcctgcacctgggtcggggcaacccccggtatccatacaggctagGGCATGAAGGGAtagagagcagccctgtggaggacgacttggggtactggtggatgaaaagctggacgtgagctgacaatgtgtgctcgcagcccagaaggccaatcgtatcctgggctgcatccaacgAAGAgtggccagtaggtcgagggaggtgattctgcctctctactccactctggtgagaccccacctggcgtactgcgtccagctctggagtcctcagcacaggaacgacatggacctgttggagtgggtccagaagagggccacaaaaatgatcagagggatggaacacctgtcctctgaagaaaggctgagagagttggggttgttcagcctggagaagacaaggtgttgtggtttaacctcagtcggcaactgagtaccacacagccgctcgctcgctcctcccccaccccccagtgggatagggagagaattggaagagtagaagtgagaaaaactcgtgggttgagataaaaacagtttaataagtgaaataaaataataacaacaacaataactattattattattacaataataataataataataataataataataataataatagtagtacagaaagcaagtgatgcacggggCAACTGCTCATCACctgcagaccaatgcccagccagtccccgagcagcggccccccctggccagctttccccagtttatgtactgagcatgacgtcacatggtatggaatgtccctttggccagtttggctcatCCATGTAGatatggcgcttagggacatggtttagtgggcatggtggtgttgggttgacagttggactcgatgatcttagaggtcttttccaaccttaatgattctatgattctatgattctatgaaaggaaaatagagaagAGCCCGTCAGTGGAGACCACCGGGCAGCGCTCTtggagcctgccctgcctgccctgcctgcagcgcagtgctgagtggtgcagcaggacgggcagggagccagcagctggaaccgtggctcctgctcagcagct
This window encodes:
- the LOC143173437 gene encoding olfactory receptor 14A16-like → MSNSSSITEFLLLAFADTAELQLLHFWLFLGIYLAAFLGNGLIIIAIACDHHLHTPMYFFFLNLSFVDLGSISTTLPKAMANSLWENGAISYPGCVAQLFFFFFFISAEYFLLTVMAYDHYVVICKPLHYGTLLRSRACVHVAAAVWGSGFLNAVLQTANTFSLPFCRGNALDQFFCEIPQILKLSCSESDYLREVGLLVLSACLAFGCFVFIVLSYVQLFRAVLRIPSELGQHKAFSMRLPHLAVVSLFVSTGIFALLKPPSIASPSLDLVVSFLYSVVPPAVNSLIYSMRNQELKDALWKLAQWTLFHWQYPASPSLHISQNLS